GTGGTGCGAAGTGGCACCTCACGGATGAACATGACTGCCACCAGCGTGACGATCGAGGCCACCGCCGAGATGCCGAAGACCAACGCCGTCGCATCCCCGTAGGCGGTGTGCAGGATCGTCTGCATCTCCGAGGGCAGTGCTGCGAGATCCAGCGACCCGCTCGCCGCCTCGGCGGCCCCGCCCGTCTCGGCGGCGACCCGGTTGGCCACAGAGGCCGACAGCACCGCCCCGAGCACCGAGACGCCCGCCGCGCCACCCAACGAGCGGAAGAAGGTGACGGTGGCCGTCGCCGCGCCCAGATCCCGGGCCGAGGTGTTGTTCTGCACGGCCAACACCAGGTTCTGCATGCTCAGTCCCACGCCGGCACCCACCAGGGCGAGGTAGCAGCCGACCAGCCACACGTCGGTGGCGTGGTCGATCGTCGCGAGCAGGGCGAGACCGAGCACGAGACTGACGCTGCCGACGCTCAGGTACGCCTTCCACCGGCCATAGCGGGAGATCAGCCAGCCCGAACCCGTGGAGGTCACGAACAGCGCGAGCACCAGCGGCAGGGTCAACAGGCCCGCATCGGTCGGCGAGTAGCCCCGGCCGAGCTGGAAGTACTGTCCGATGAACAGCGAGCCGCCGAACATCGCGATGCCCAGCCCGATGCCTGCGACCGTGGCCAGCGTGAAGGTCCGATCCCGGAAGAGACGCAGGGGTACCACCGGCTCGGACACCCGGCCCTCCACGAACACCGCCAACCCGAGGCAGAGCAGCGCGGCGCCGAGCAGCACCAGGCTGGTCGTCGAACCCCAGGGGAAGGTGTTCCCTGCGAAGGAGACCCAGACCAGCAGCAGGCAGACACCGCCGACGATCAGTGTGGCGCCCACCCAGTCGATCTTGGCCTTGCGCTTGATCAACGGCAGTCGCAGCGTCCGGCCGAGCACGATGAACGCCGCGACGGCCACCGGGACCACGACGAAGAAGCACCAGCGCCAGCCGAGCCACGGGGTGTCGACGATCAGCCCGCCGACCAGTGGACCGCTGACCGTGCCCACGGCGAAGACCGCACCCATGTAGCCGGCGTACCGGCCGCGCTCTCGCGGGCTCACCATCGCAGCGATGACCACCGCGGCCAACGCCTGCACGCCGCCGAGGCCGAGGCCCTGCACCGCGCGGAAGCCGATCAACATGGGGACCGATGTGGCCAGGCCACAGAGGACCGAACCGAGGGCGAACAGGCTGATCGAGGCCTGGAACAGGACCTTCTTACTGAACAGATCGGCGAGCTTGCCCCACACCGGAGTCGTGGCCGTCGCGGCCAGCAGGGTCGAGGTGACCACCCAGGTGTACTGGGACTGAGTGCCGCCCAGTTCGGCCAGGATCGTCGGCAGCGCGTTGGCGACGATGGTGGAACTGAGGATGGCGACCAACAAGGCCAAGAGAAGCCCGGACAGCGCTTCCAGGATCTGCCGGTGGGTCATCGGGCTGGGTGCCGGTGGTTCGGCCGGTACGGGCGAAACGGGGGGCGTTGCGGAGTCGGTCAGCGCGGCGGGGTCGGCCTCGGGTCTCGCTGCGGACCCGACGCCCGATCGGCTCGTCTCGTTCTCGCCGTGCAGTGCGGACCGCGACCGCATCCAGCCTCACCCTTCCAGTCCAGTTATTTAGTTGCCGCATACAACTTTACTGGCGGTATGGGGCGCCGGTCACAGTTCGCAATGAGGGATGCCTCACAGTGCGTGGGGCAGCGGCCGCTCGCTCGTCTCACGAGCTCGGAACAACCGAGGCGCCGCACGAGCGGCGAGATGTCCGCCGACAGCCCTTCGGGCGGCGGCGGGATTCCTTGAGCCGGCCTGTGAGCCGCCTCGCCTAGAACAGGTCGTTCAGCTTCGGCAGCAGCTTGGCGAGATCGTCCAACTCCGTCGTCGACCACGAGCCGAACTGCTCGTGCAGGCGCTGCCTGCGCCGTTCCTGTAGTGCCCGCAGTCGTTGGGCGCCGACCTCGGTGATCTGAATCAGCCGAGCTCGCCCATCGGTCGGGTCCGCGATGCGGGCGACCAGCCCGAGTTCCACCAGCTGCGCCACCTGCCTGCTGATGGTCGACTTGTCGAGGCCGAAGACCTCCACCAGCTCGGTGCCCCGCATCGGGCCCGTATCGGCGATCAACGCCAGCGTTCCGTACGCGGCGGGCTCCAGCTCCGGGTCGATCTCGGCGGCCAGTCGTAGCGAGATCCGCCGGGCGCGCCGGAACAGGATCGAGAGGCCGTGTTCGATCTCCTCGGCGGCCGTGCGCCGCCGAGGAAGGTCATCCGGGTTCGCGTCGTCACCCACCGGGGCCGAGGCACCTCTCGACTCTGTCTGCACCGACGATGTCACCGAAACCCCCAAAACGGTCTTCCGGCGTGTCAGTGTCGCACTGTGCTCGTCGGTTAACGATTCGCGTCCGGCTGCGGCAGCTCACCGCTGGCGTACGGAAGCCCGCCGGAGAGCAGCGGTGCCGCGGGTGCCACGGAAGCCGCCGGT
This Actinoalloteichus hymeniacidonis DNA region includes the following protein-coding sequences:
- a CDS encoding MFS transporter; its protein translation is MTHRQILEALSGLLLALLVAILSSTIVANALPTILAELGGTQSQYTWVVTSTLLAATATTPVWGKLADLFSKKVLFQASISLFALGSVLCGLATSVPMLIGFRAVQGLGLGGVQALAAVVIAAMVSPRERGRYAGYMGAVFAVGTVSGPLVGGLIVDTPWLGWRWCFFVVVPVAVAAFIVLGRTLRLPLIKRKAKIDWVGATLIVGGVCLLLVWVSFAGNTFPWGSTTSLVLLGAALLCLGLAVFVEGRVSEPVVPLRLFRDRTFTLATVAGIGLGIAMFGGSLFIGQYFQLGRGYSPTDAGLLTLPLVLALFVTSTGSGWLISRYGRWKAYLSVGSVSLVLGLALLATIDHATDVWLVGCYLALVGAGVGLSMQNLVLAVQNNTSARDLGAATATVTFFRSLGGAAGVSVLGAVLSASVANRVAAETGGAAEAASGSLDLAALPSEMQTILHTAYGDATALVFGISAVASIVTLVAVMFIREVPLRTTV
- a CDS encoding MarR family winged helix-turn-helix transcriptional regulator, with protein sequence MGDDANPDDLPRRRTAAEEIEHGLSILFRRARRISLRLAAEIDPELEPAAYGTLALIADTGPMRGTELVEVFGLDKSTISRQVAQLVELGLVARIADPTDGRARLIQITEVGAQRLRALQERRRQRLHEQFGSWSTTELDDLAKLLPKLNDLF